The Corylus avellana chromosome ca11, CavTom2PMs-1.0 genome contains the following window.
AACCTCGCCTCCGATTCGGTCCACTACAACCCCTCCGATATTGCCTCTTGGGTCGACTCCCTCCTCTCCGAACTCCACCAGACCGCATCTATGCCGTCCGATCTTCCGGATCTTCCGGATCTCATGGTGGCCCCCGCGATCAATCATACGGTGTTGAGTGACGCTGCGTGGACGGATCAAGATGCGCCTCAGCAACTGAATCAGTTCACTGTCGTGACGGCGATGGAAGAAGATTCCGGGATAAGGCTGGTCCACATGCTGATGACGTGTGCGGAATCCGTGCAACGTGGCGAGCTCGCATTCGCTGGTTCGCTGATCGAAGATATGCAGGCTTTGCTCACGCGAGTCAACACAAGCTGCGGTATAGGAAAAGTCGCCGACTACTTCATCGATGCGCTGAGACGCCGGATTTTCTCACCGCAGAGCGTCTGCTTCGGCGGCTCTGGCTCCGCCTCGCTTTACGAGAACGAGGTTTTGTACCATCATTTCTACGAGGCGTGTCCGTACTTGAAGTTCGCTCACTTCACGGCGAACCAAGCAATATTAGAAGCTTTCGACGGTCACGATTGCGTCCACGTCATTGACTTCAACCTGATGCACGGCCTGCAGTGGCCGGCTCTGATACAAGCCCTGGCGCTACGACCCGGTGGGCCCCCTTTGCTCCGGCTGACCGGCATTGGCCCACCCTCACCGGACGGGCGTGACTCGCTCCGCGAAGTCGGATTGCGACTCGCTGAGTTGGCTCGATCAGTCAACGTCCGGTTCGCCTTCCGGGGCGTGGCGGCTTCGCGGCTCGAGGACGTGAAGCCGTGGATGCTCCAGGTGGGCCCCAA
Protein-coding sequences here:
- the LOC132165525 gene encoding protein SLENDER RICE1-LIKE 1-like, which translates into the protein MSPYDSATSSGGGSGSSASSSAKPSEIDGLLAGAGYKVRSSDLRHVAQRLERLETAMVNSPAEISNLASDSVHYNPSDIASWVDSLLSELHQTASMPSDLPDLPDLMVAPAINHTVLSDAAWTDQDAPQQLNQFTVVTAMEEDSGIRLVHMLMTCAESVQRGELAFAGSLIEDMQALLTRVNTSCGIGKVADYFIDALRRRIFSPQSVCFGGSGSASLYENEVLYHHFYEACPYLKFAHFTANQAILEAFDGHDCVHVIDFNLMHGLQWPALIQALALRPGGPPLLRLTGIGPPSPDGRDSLREVGLRLAELARSVNVRFAFRGVAASRLEDVKPWMLQVGPKEAVAVNSIMQLHRLLGSDSTRNSPVEVVLGWIRNLNPKIMTVIEQEANHNQPGFMDRFTEALYYYSTMFDSLEGCALQPEKALAEIYIQREICNVVCCEGLARVERHEPLGKWRARLGQAGFRPSHLGSNAFKQASMLLTLFSAEGYCVEEKEGCLTLGWHSRPLIAASAWQAVPDANPPLGIVNHHSNHNAL